In Plodia interpunctella isolate USDA-ARS_2022_Savannah chromosome 19, ilPloInte3.2, whole genome shotgun sequence, a genomic segment contains:
- the Teh1 gene encoding protein tipE: MTHCKMRGGSSERLVVRPPRRRGETRAKLTRYITVILAALLGGGGSALLFLVPLYADPALSALAADFDPLPAQCVTERRDDRLGLDNCTWASCREGCTSDAYKCIQLHVKYKANSFEWRPAVLYVNIKGCGYPPSVDCENFTMSYGYVGAKYPCYWSRADTSVVIPRWSRGEQVATVTRTLALPLFLSGCAGIGLCALHCECRPRRRRRPPRRPPRIPTLSPDETSVYRLA; this comes from the exons ATGACGCATTGCAAGATGAGAGGTGGTAGTTCCGAGCGCTTGGTCGTGAGGCCCCCGCGGCGCCGAGGGGAGACGAGGGCAAAATTGACTCGATACATCACTGTGATACTCGCAGCTCTGTTAGGAGGTGGTGGTTCAGCTCTATTGTTCCTGGTACCTTTATACGCTGATCCAGCGTTGAGCGCCCTCGCCGCAGACTTCGATCCATTGCCAGCTCAATGCGTAACCGAAAGGCGAGACGACCGACTCGGCTTGGATAACTGTACTTGGGCATCGTGCCGGGAAGGGTGTACCAGTGACGCGTACAAATGCATTCAGTTGCACGTGAAGTATAAAGCGAATAGTTTTGAGTGGCGGCCAGCTGTGTTGTACGTCAACATCAAGGGTTGCGGTTATCCGCCTTCAGTGGATTGCGAGAATTTCACAATGAGCTACGGATATGTTGGGGCGAAGTACCCTTGCTACTGGTCGCGGGCTGATACGAGCGTTGTGATCCCcag atggTCTAGAGGAGAGCAAGTGGCTACTGTGACAAGGACATTGGCTCTGCCCCTATTCCTATCAGGTTGTGCTGGGATAGGACTTTGTGCGTTACATTGCGAGTGTCGGCCCAGGCGCCGCCGCAGGCCCCCCCGTCGCCCGCCGCGCATCCCCACTCTGTCCCCTGACGAAACTTCGGTCTACAGACTAGCATAA
- the Pus1 gene encoding pseudouridylate synthase 1 homolog isoform X1, whose product MSFTLFKLFVSSFRKNLPRHPIKTGLLQLRFATVMNPDTINTVPSVQSGDGEEDIVRNKNMTRFKRRHMKRQWEDLNPKKENGESAEKKACERIKRKKVALLLGYCGVDYFGMQRNPGVQTIEEDLFKALLDAKYITEDDFKTQQNIQFQRSSRTDKGVSAARQVVSLKLPLEADIEEINKRLPECIRIFGLKRVTNRFNSKVKCNARTYSYTLPTYVFEPSIITNEERKGYRIPAEKLERVNKILGFYKGTKSYHNFTEKKHYTDPSASRYMLGFSVDKVFVDSDMEFAVLLVKGQSFMLHQIRKMVGLMVAVIRGHTDDSIMEKVFSKDKVMIPTAPGLGLVLDMVHYDRYDAKFKGTHESLTWEFVEDTVQKFKHQFIYPNIVKGEVLGDNMGTWLEKLNLHSYEPSDETDEKGTEDAEGELEDDDDDCDEKDDHDETEKEGRSESKKEIE is encoded by the exons ATGTCTTTcacattattcaaattatttgttagttCATTTAGAAAGAACCTGCCCAGACATCCGATCAAAACAG GTCTGCTGCAACTGCGCTTTGCAACAGTTATGAACCCAGACACGATCAATACTGTTCCAAGTGTACAAAGTGGGGATGGGGAGGAGGACATAGTTCGTAACAAGAACATGACGCGATTCAAACGACGTCACATGAAAAGGCAGTGGGAAGATTTGAATCCGAAGAAAGAAAACGGTGAATCTGCTGAAAAGAAAGCTTGCGAGAGGATAAAGAGGAAGAAAGTGGCTTTATTGTTGGGGTACTGTGGTGTGGACTACTTTGGTATGCAAAG GAATCCCGGTGTACAGACAATTGAAGAAGACTTATTCAAGGCCCTACTAGATGCAAAATATATCACGGAAGATGATTTTAAAACACAGCAGAACATACAGTTTCAACGGAGTTCCCGGACAGACAAAGGAGTCTCAGCTGCTAGACAGGTTGTGTCTTTAAAGCTAC CTCTGGAAGCCGAcattgaagaaataaataaaagattaccAGAATGTATAAGAATTTTTGGTCTAAAGCGAGTTACAAATCGTTTCAACTCCAAAGTCAAGTGTAACGCAAGAACATACAGCTATACTCTTCCCACATATGTGTTTGAGCCCAGTATCATCACAAATGAAGAGAGAAAAGGATATAGAATACCAGCAGAAAAATTAGAACgagtgaataaaattttagggTTTTATAAAGGAACTAAGAGTTATCACAATTTTACAGAAAAGAA gCATTACACTGACCCCTCGGCTTCTCGGTATATGTTGGGTTTTAGTGTAGACAAAGTTTTTGTTGATTCTGACATGGAGTTTGCTGTTTTGTTAGTAAAG GGCCAAAGCTTTATGTTGCATCAAATAAGGAAAATGGTTGGTCTAATGGTAGCTGTGATAAGAGGTCACACGGACGACAGTATTATGGAGAAAGTATTTTCTAAGGATAAAGTCATGATTCCCACTGCCCCTGGACTGGGATTGGTTTTAGACATG gttcaTTACGATAGGTACGATGCAAAATTCAAAGGTACTCACGAGAGCTTAACATGGGAATTTGTTGAAGACACAGTACAGAAGTTTAAACATCAATTCATTTATCCGAACATAGTCAAAGGAGAAGTATTAGGAGATAACATGGGAACTTGGCTAGAGAAACTAAACTTGCATTCCTACGAGCCATCTGATGAAACCGACGAGAAAGGGACAGAAGATGCGGAGGGAGAGTTAGAAGATGACGATGACGATTGTGATGAAAAAGACGACCACGATGAGACAGAAAAGGAAGGTAGATCAGAAAGTAAGAAGGAGATAGAatag
- the Pus1 gene encoding pseudouridylate synthase 1 homolog isoform X2, with amino-acid sequence MNPDTINTVPSVQSGDGEEDIVRNKNMTRFKRRHMKRQWEDLNPKKENGESAEKKACERIKRKKVALLLGYCGVDYFGMQRNPGVQTIEEDLFKALLDAKYITEDDFKTQQNIQFQRSSRTDKGVSAARQVVSLKLPLEADIEEINKRLPECIRIFGLKRVTNRFNSKVKCNARTYSYTLPTYVFEPSIITNEERKGYRIPAEKLERVNKILGFYKGTKSYHNFTEKKHYTDPSASRYMLGFSVDKVFVDSDMEFAVLLVKGQSFMLHQIRKMVGLMVAVIRGHTDDSIMEKVFSKDKVMIPTAPGLGLVLDMVHYDRYDAKFKGTHESLTWEFVEDTVQKFKHQFIYPNIVKGEVLGDNMGTWLEKLNLHSYEPSDETDEKGTEDAEGELEDDDDDCDEKDDHDETEKEGRSESKKEIE; translated from the exons ATGAACCCAGACACGATCAATACTGTTCCAAGTGTACAAAGTGGGGATGGGGAGGAGGACATAGTTCGTAACAAGAACATGACGCGATTCAAACGACGTCACATGAAAAGGCAGTGGGAAGATTTGAATCCGAAGAAAGAAAACGGTGAATCTGCTGAAAAGAAAGCTTGCGAGAGGATAAAGAGGAAGAAAGTGGCTTTATTGTTGGGGTACTGTGGTGTGGACTACTTTGGTATGCAAAG GAATCCCGGTGTACAGACAATTGAAGAAGACTTATTCAAGGCCCTACTAGATGCAAAATATATCACGGAAGATGATTTTAAAACACAGCAGAACATACAGTTTCAACGGAGTTCCCGGACAGACAAAGGAGTCTCAGCTGCTAGACAGGTTGTGTCTTTAAAGCTAC CTCTGGAAGCCGAcattgaagaaataaataaaagattaccAGAATGTATAAGAATTTTTGGTCTAAAGCGAGTTACAAATCGTTTCAACTCCAAAGTCAAGTGTAACGCAAGAACATACAGCTATACTCTTCCCACATATGTGTTTGAGCCCAGTATCATCACAAATGAAGAGAGAAAAGGATATAGAATACCAGCAGAAAAATTAGAACgagtgaataaaattttagggTTTTATAAAGGAACTAAGAGTTATCACAATTTTACAGAAAAGAA gCATTACACTGACCCCTCGGCTTCTCGGTATATGTTGGGTTTTAGTGTAGACAAAGTTTTTGTTGATTCTGACATGGAGTTTGCTGTTTTGTTAGTAAAG GGCCAAAGCTTTATGTTGCATCAAATAAGGAAAATGGTTGGTCTAATGGTAGCTGTGATAAGAGGTCACACGGACGACAGTATTATGGAGAAAGTATTTTCTAAGGATAAAGTCATGATTCCCACTGCCCCTGGACTGGGATTGGTTTTAGACATG gttcaTTACGATAGGTACGATGCAAAATTCAAAGGTACTCACGAGAGCTTAACATGGGAATTTGTTGAAGACACAGTACAGAAGTTTAAACATCAATTCATTTATCCGAACATAGTCAAAGGAGAAGTATTAGGAGATAACATGGGAACTTGGCTAGAGAAACTAAACTTGCATTCCTACGAGCCATCTGATGAAACCGACGAGAAAGGGACAGAAGATGCGGAGGGAGAGTTAGAAGATGACGATGACGATTGTGATGAAAAAGACGACCACGATGAGACAGAAAAGGAAGGTAGATCAGAAAGTAAGAAGGAGATAGAatag